Sequence from the Ooceraea biroi isolate clonal line C1 chromosome 2, Obir_v5.4, whole genome shotgun sequence genome:
AATGGGGAAAggtacatatttatacatgttgATGCAAAGACTTGATCATCTCGGAAGCAGCTCTCTGTTGCACACGAGACCGTTGAGCGGAAtgctatctctttctctcatttaataaataataattttatgaaagtataatatttcacACAAAAGTTTCCTGTTCCGAAGATCTCACAGAGGAAAAAATCGTAATACTTTGTTTATTCCGATTGTAGCTATgcacaaaagaaaaattgaaatttgtaaCAGTCGctccttttaattaaattctcctAACgccttataaataaattgttcacCTAGAATGTTGTAATTAGATGTTTGTTttatgtaacaatattatactCTAAAATTCGCTGGACTCCTTCGAAGGCTTGAATTGATCGCGTAATTTTAGTGCTCAAAATCGTGCGGCGGTGGTGTGAAGAAACGATCGGTGCTCTGCGAGCAAATAATGGCACAGGGTCGTAAACAAAGTCGCCAAGAACAAGATTGTCCGCCTCAAAAACCAGCCAACGAAAAGCCTTGCAATACCAGGGCCTGTCATGGTTCGGACCTGAGCGTGCCGCCGATAATCACCATCTTAAACACGACCTACAATCAAACGGATATCAACGCAAAGGTGGACTTGAAGATTGGTGGAACCGCCAAGGTTTTTCAAGGGACGGCATCCGTCAAAATTCGTTGCCCCGTCAGAAAGTTCGACAAGTAAGAGCGAGCTTTActgtaatgataataattgatGTGTGTAATGTGGTGAGCaggaataattttacaaaatgtttataattattatatacttaattattctATAATCATTAATTCCAGAATAATCcgatcataattattaattatattaataattgaatatatatcTGGAATTAATAATCGTAGAATAATTacatctataataatataacaaacatAATGAAATTATCAGAGCACAGATCATGTGGACGAAAGACAACAAGGAAATACGAAAGTCAAGAAAGTACAAGATCAGCAGAAAGGGAGCTCTGAAGATAATCGATATAACTTCTTCGGATTCGGGGATCTATGCCTGCTTGGGTAAGCGATCTGTCTCACGTGCGGTGTTATGGGTTTTGCCGCGATCTCGATACATCGCCTCATGAGacaatatgtacataatatgttaaattcttttttttctagcGGGAAATTCGCACGCAGAGACACATTTGATAGTGAAATATCGCTCGAAGGAGCAGATAAGTAGCGAGGAATATTTACGACTCGGCAATTCCGTTCACCTGCAACGAAACGTGAATCTCGACTCGGCCCCGGCGAATTCGGGCGAGAGTCCATACACCGATCACATAGGTAAGCAAAATACGCGAATCGAAAgggaaagaatatatatttgtttaaagaatatataatacgtgCTCGTCCCTCTCGTTTTCACATAGCAAtagtgataaaaaaatattccacCGATTACGTGCGAAATTTGTTcgattgaaaaatgtaaaataagaaaatttgcaaatctcgtgcgaatattaatttttttatacgattcTTTAAGGCTACGCGCACCATCTTAAAagttggaattaaaattcgccgtatgttaataaaacttgAGTTTCTCATTTCTGATATATTTTGCCGCAGTCTACGGAAAAAGTTTTGACAGCGAGGACCTGAGCCACGAGCGTGCGTTTCCCAACAATAAACCGACGAGAAAGCCGCATCAGAAGAAGCAGAAGACCAGCCCCGCTCCGTCGGATGCCACGATGATGCACAAGGAGCACACGGTCACCACGCTGAATCAGGTACTTacaaggaaaagaaagattgTTTTAGCAGATTTTGTTCTCTAATCCGCGGTATAATACTTCGCGCTTCGTTCATTCTTAAAATTGCTTGACTAACGCACTTACGCCAAACTAACTCTCTGGTGATGGTTCAATGTTTCGATGCTTTGCGCTCCCTGGACTAACTTTCCTTGGTGTCGTTATTTTCAACTATCGATCAGCCGGGGTACCACGAATCCGTGGAATTGCCCGCTCCGTCGAGCGCCTCCACTCTCGTGCCACACCTGAGCTACTTGGTGTCGAGTCTGAAGGTAAGAAGACGTGTGCGAGCTCCTTTGCGAACTTAGTACTGTACGTGCGTCCCGTCCACCTTGTGTGTCCTGTCGCATTGCTGCAGTAAATTCTTTCGACAATTTACTCGACGGTTCCGACGCGACGTGACACGTAACAAGTCGGCCAGATTCTGACGTTCGGTATTAACACGCTTTACGACAGGCCTATTGGCCGTTTCGCAGCGAGACCTCCACGAGATACAGCAACCACGGGAGCAACCGCGTCTCCACGCCGTTTATCAGCGAAGGGACGGCGGCGACCGGTCAGCACAGGATATCCAGCGGACAGCACAACTTGATGTACCAGAGCATAGACGAGACCTTTGACAACTTGTACCGGAACACCGCCATTCCTGACGAGACGTTCGGTCCAGACGAGGAGCGGATATTCATCGACGTCGATCCTTACGACCTGAACGAGTCTATATTCGGACCGCAGCACGGCAGCGATGCCAAATCGATGACCGGCGCGACGGAGAAAGTGGACGACAAACACACCGCGAGGCAGGACATCGATTACATCGAGGAGTCcctgaaaaatgtaaagagGCAGTGGCAAGAATCGAGAGAGGAACACGGAAGTCGCACGAGTACCACGTCCAAGAGTCACGTTCGCGGCACGATCGTGACCGAGTCCGTCACGTCACCGGAGAACGGTGCGACGAACGCGTACTACCTCGAGGACTCGAGCACGCGGAGGGAAGTGCCGGCAAAGGAGGGCGGCAACTATGAAAACGATGGTGATAAATCCATCGATCACGACTGGAGGAACTTGAGAAACGACGATTCGTCGACCGTCACGTCCACGACGACGTCCAAGAGTCGCGGGAACCGGTTGAGGATATCGCCGGATCAGAATCTGCGTCGCAGTATGAGCCACGCGAACAGGAGTACGATCGAGTACAGCGACGCGTTCctcgaggaggacgaggaggagccGGACAAGCGAAGGCCCGAACCACACGTGGAAAATCGCACGACGGACTACTCGACTATGCGATTTCCGGCTGGCCGCGATCTGGAGAGTAGAGGAGCCAGGGAGGATACGACGTCGACGGATGACCGGCGACTGAGCGTTGTCGAGGAGGATCCCGACGAGGACGTGAACTTATCTCGAGAGAAGGATCGTCTCGAATTCGCGGGGAAAAGCCTATCGGTTAATCCAAAGGCAGTGTTTGAAGAAAGGCAGCGTTCGACCGATGGAGATGGACCCGCGAACGTTTTGACTTTTGCCTCCGTGGGAACGAGGGAAGATAACACGACGAAGGATCCCATTCTAGAATCGCTCGCCGCATTAGGTAAGACTTGTTGGATGGTTCTTATTTGAATGCCGTTATCTTGATGTATGTTAAGTAGTCCGATAATTAAACGGGAATTGCAACGCAGCTGCGGATGATGCGGAGAACCTGATGTTCGAGTGGGTCACTACCGACTGGTCAAAGTGTTCCCAAACTTGCGGAGGAAGCGGATTCCAGGTAAGATCAACTCGGTTTGAACATCGTCTGCAATTTGTTCAAGTAAACTTTGTTAaattgagaaagaaaatttgtttgaaaaattgctGTCGTTATTTGAAACATGATTAATGTTAACCAACTGCTTGACAAACGATGAATGATAAATGATAACAAAACATTGAAATTTTGGagataatgaaatttaaaaattcagaattattatgtattttccgAGATGGAACTATACAATGCATTTTTCTgtgttaaaattattgtattaatttaacactttaaatattttattaaaatattttaaaatccaTCAAACTCAATAagaatacatacatatgaaATTGTATCGAAATTATaccttttctttaattttttgcagATGCGGGGTGCACAATGTACAGTTCGATCAGCGAAAGTGATCAACAACTCCACGCGCGTAATGCGAAGAACCGTCATCGACGCGAGACTGTGCGAGGAAGCCGGTCATGCTGTGCCCGAGAAGGTGAGATCGTGTGGAACGGGATTATGCCCTCAATGGCACGCGACGGAATGGACCCCGTGCGAAACGTCCAGATGCTTTAATTGGAAGACGGCGATGCAGAAGCGAGACGTTAGCTGTCGCTTGGTGTACGACACGAAGAATGGTTGGGAGAACGTCACGCTGCTGGATCCGAGCAAGTGCGACGAAGCCTCGAGGCCGCTACAGAGACAAGAGTGCTACAACGATGCCTGCAAAGGTGTCTGGAGGGTTGGCGAATGGAGCGAGGTAAATGCGATTGCAAGTACGAAAACGGTAACGCGACAGTGCTCACTAATAATATTGTCGAATTGCACACAGTGCACCGCATCCTGCGAGAAAGATGGTATCAAGTACAGAATTCTGCAGTGCGTTTGGTTCGGTACAAAGAAGCCGGCGGGGAACGCCTGCAGAGATATATCACGACCGCCTGTCATGAAGATTTGCAGAGGTCCGCCTTGTTCTGGTAGGTATCTTCAAGGGACAAtaatattctcaaaatttaatatttatacagggtgtcccgggttttaaccgacaaactgcgggagcatattctactagtggaaataagaaaaaattcttatatcgagtttgcttagaaatgctttattacaaagttataaaccaatattgaaaagaaatatcagataagtaacaacggaacatagtgtaaaATTTgaaaggtcgaagatgtttatgttacgtgtattcacatgtattcatgttcactatgttgaaacgattcagtatgattgttactttcgcaacagtagccgttagatttcaatcgtcgtgtcaactagcaattactatcagaatgccaaaagtgttttcaaatgaggaatacaccgatattcatttcgtgtacggattctgtgacggaaatgcacgagctgccgtacgagagtatcaacgtagatttcctaacaggagagtaccagatagatttaaagcaacgaattactaattcagttactgagatgcaagaaaattttcaggaatgtcgtaccgtaacaaattctgtactacgtcgatgtctagcttgtatcgatgtgcaaggacaacattttgaaatgcgtcactaaatcattgcgtagataatttttatttttgtgaaaaaatccgttgttacttatctgatatttcttttcaatattggtttataactttgtaataaagcatttctaagcaaactcgatataagaattttttcttatttccactagtagaatatgctcccgcagtttgtcggttaaaacccgggacaccctgtacaaaGATTATAATTGTCAAGAGTTATTGTATCAACGATGTTTGTTTGACGTTTCACCTGGCATTGATCCTGCGATTTTACTtctaaaaaattgaatatcagaattatattttatttagatgtttaatttaatttaacgtgattttttatatcgaagatatgttaaatatcaacggatataaattaaagaatgatataatagttattaaaCGAATTGAATCTCTctaactttaataaaatggTTGATGTTAGCTCAAgcattgttattaataaaaaaatgaagctTCATGTGTGTGATCAATCCTGTTTTGTCGCATTTGCAGAAGAGTGCAAGGACCATACACAACTATGCAGCACGGTGAAGACGATGAAGATGTGCAAGTCACCACTGTACAAGAAACAGTGCTGCGAAACGTGCCGCTAGATTCGAGAGATTGATTGCGAGTGACCCATTGTGCGGATTAGACAAAATGAGCGATAACGAAGAGTGCGcatgatataaaaagaaagagagagagagagcatgtgtgtgtgtatatgtatgtgtgtaaatTGCGAAATTGGTCGAACAATTAGTTCGTGACATATGTAAACGCACCCGGGATGCCTGTTGTTAGCAAATTATATAACACGCGACAGCAA
This genomic interval carries:
- the LOC105276818 gene encoding protein madd-4 isoform X1, whose protein sequence is MTRTMKKSYFVFICLLGLVVSDNSTIGDPSITEDASEINNAGNNVAANAVDQNAGWGEWSPWSKWSPCTRSCGGGISRQQRRCRRKLCKGRAWTTKYKICNPEPCGKSSDFRAAQCASFDNAPYSGQLLKWYPHHDPARPCALICRGEQALENGVRRSRQEVSSAIGKTLPHDIATDNLQFDGDEAIVVQLADKVEDGTRCYADGTEVCIGGECMKVGCDLRVGSNKNTDACGVCGGNGSSCQSRYSWSLESISVCSKSCGGGFKVAMAVCKTFDESVVEDSYCDGNSRPEKTVMSCNTHPCTTKWMSGEWSACSASCGGGSRTRSVFCIEENGNETTKLPDHKCGGTHKPRTQETCNTVSCPMWETDKWSECSASCGTGIRTRTIECRDGVGAISGDCDPAERPHTKQECKTNVACPTYEDGMMQPLVQPYPLSPVSEKLMDQPIPSESTFIPEEWSPCSVTCGEGVRHREVQCKIFLEFSQTIAKLPDSQCSGPKPVETEKCVMEPCNLLENSLYRIDTVGDSGYADSGLTDSYSRSSSGSSGGSGYDSGIKVAPGSDVQTTYSWKEAGYTSCSATCLGGVQDLIINCVRDDTGKTVMPLLCSAETKPESRVRVCNDVPCPPRWNYSEFSTCMSPCGIGIQTRDVTCIHEVTHGTGKAVPVPNYMCPQPPPADRRYCNVLDCPVKWNVGEWGKCSKSCGGGVKKRSVLCEQIMAQGRKQSRQEQDCPPQKPANEKPCNTRACHGSDLSVPPIITILNTTYNQTDINAKVDLKIGGTAKVFQGTASVKIRCPVRKFDKAQIMWTKDNKEIRKSRKYKISRKGALKIIDITSSDSGIYACLAGNSHAETHLIVKYRSKEQISSEEYLRLGNSVHLQRNVNLDSAPANSGESPYTDHIVYGKSFDSEDLSHERAFPNNKPTRKPHQKKQKTSPAPSDATMMHKEHTVTTLNQPGYHESVELPAPSSASTLVPHLSYLVSSLKAYWPFRSETSTRYSNHGSNRVSTPFISEGTAATGQHRISSGQHNLMYQSIDETFDNLYRNTAIPDETFGPDEERIFIDVDPYDLNESIFGPQHGSDAKSMTGATEKVDDKHTARQDIDYIEESLKNVKRQWQESREEHGSRTSTTSKSHVRGTIVTESVTSPENGATNAYYLEDSSTRREVPAKEGGNYENDGDKSIDHDWRNLRNDDSSTVTSTTTSKSRGNRLRISPDQNLRRSMSHANRSTIEYSDAFLEEDEEEPDKRRPEPHVENRTTDYSTMRFPAGRDLESRGAREDTTSTDDRRLSVVEEDPDEDVNLSREKDRLEFAGKSLSVNPKAVFEERQRSTDGDGPANVLTFASVGTREDNTTKDPILESLAALAADDAENLMFEWVTTDWSKCSQTCGGSGFQMRGAQCTVRSAKVINNSTRVMRRTVIDARLCEEAGHAVPEKVRSCGTGLCPQWHATEWTPCETSRCFNWKTAMQKRDVSCRLVYDTKNGWENVTLLDPSKCDEASRPLQRQECYNDACKGVWRVGEWSECTASCEKDGIKYRILQCVWFGTKKPAGNACRDISRPPVMKICRGPPCSEECKDHTQLCSTVKTMKMCKSPLYKKQCCETCR
- the LOC105276818 gene encoding protein madd-4 isoform X2; amino-acid sequence: MTRTMKKSYFVFICLLGLVVSDNSTIGDPSITEDASEINNAGNNVAANAVDQNAGWGEWSPWSKWSPCTRSCGGGISRQQRRCRRKLCKGRAWTTKYKICNPEPCGKSSDFRAAQCASFDNAPYSGQLLKWYPHHDPARPCALICRGEQALENGVRRSRQEVSSAIGKTLPHDIATDNLQFDGDEAIVVQLADKVEDGTRCYADGTEVCIGGECMKVGCDLRVGSNKNTDACGVCGGNGSSCQSRYSWSLESISVCSKSCGGGFKVAMAVCKTFDESVVEDSYCDGNSRPEKTVMSCNTHPCTTKWMSGEWSACSASCGGGSRTRSVFCIEENGNETTKLPDHKCGGTHKPRTQETCNTVSCPMWETDKWSECSASCGTGIRTRTIECRDGVGAISGDCDPAERPHTKQECKTNVACPTYEDGMMQPLVQPYPLSPVSEKLMDQPIPSESTFIPEEWSPCSVTCGEGVRHREVQCKIFLEFSQTIAKLPDSQCSGPKPVETEKCVMEPCNLLENSLYRIDTVGDSGYADSGLTDSYSRSSSGSSGGSGYDSGIKVAPGSDVQTTYSWKEAGYTSCSATCLGGVQDLIINCVRDDTGKTVMPLLCSAETKPESRVRVCNDVPCPPRWNYSEFSTCMSPCGIGIQTRDVTCIHEVTHGTGKAVPVPNYMCPQPPPADRRYCNVLDCPVKWNVGEWGKCSKSCGGGVKKRSVLCEQIMAQGRKQSRQEQDCPPQKPANEKPCNTRACHGSDLSVPPIITILNTTYNQTDINAKVDLKIGGTAKVFQGTASVKIRCPVRKFDKAQIMWTKDNKEIRKSRKYKISRKGALKIIDITSSDSGIYACLAGNSHAETHLIVKYRSKEQISSEEYLRLGNSVHLQRNVNLDSAPANSGESPYTDHIVYGKSFDSEDLSHERAFPNNKPTRKPHQKKQKTSPAPSDATMMHKEHTVTTLNQAYWPFRSETSTRYSNHGSNRVSTPFISEGTAATGQHRISSGQHNLMYQSIDETFDNLYRNTAIPDETFGPDEERIFIDVDPYDLNESIFGPQHGSDAKSMTGATEKVDDKHTARQDIDYIEESLKNVKRQWQESREEHGSRTSTTSKSHVRGTIVTESVTSPENGATNAYYLEDSSTRREVPAKEGGNYENDGDKSIDHDWRNLRNDDSSTVTSTTTSKSRGNRLRISPDQNLRRSMSHANRSTIEYSDAFLEEDEEEPDKRRPEPHVENRTTDYSTMRFPAGRDLESRGAREDTTSTDDRRLSVVEEDPDEDVNLSREKDRLEFAGKSLSVNPKAVFEERQRSTDGDGPANVLTFASVGTREDNTTKDPILESLAALAADDAENLMFEWVTTDWSKCSQTCGGSGFQMRGAQCTVRSAKVINNSTRVMRRTVIDARLCEEAGHAVPEKVRSCGTGLCPQWHATEWTPCETSRCFNWKTAMQKRDVSCRLVYDTKNGWENVTLLDPSKCDEASRPLQRQECYNDACKGVWRVGEWSECTASCEKDGIKYRILQCVWFGTKKPAGNACRDISRPPVMKICRGPPCSEECKDHTQLCSTVKTMKMCKSPLYKKQCCETCR